ATTAATTCATCATTGTACTGTTTTGAATTCCAGCAGCACAATACCATTTGTTATGACAGAGACTACATGTCATATAAGATAGAGATTCCGAACATGGCACAAGCAACAGAACTGATATCTGCTGATAATTTTATAGATTTCACTCCATATTACAGTTTCACACACAAAGATATGGCAACCTGTAAGGTTTCAGGTTGAAGCCACTTTACTCTCTCAAAGAAACACCGAATCTGAGTTCCCTGTTAGTctagactctttttttttaacctgtacTATTAGTAACAAAGGAAGTAGCCACTGGTTTAACACACTCAGAGAATGAACAACTGGTTAgtaattgttattttattttgtttaaagagTCACACGTGCTGCCTTTAAAAATAAGTCAGGGCACAGTATATGTGGAATTATATGGTCCTAGGAACTTAAgaccacaataataataataataataataataataataataataatactgataataataatagttattgttattttattgctCCTTTTCCTAACATCATTAGCACTGATTACAACCTTAATGCCAAAGCCATGTAGAAACTGTTATCCTGAGGTACAATCATTTTGAATTTGTGTTGTGAGCAATGAAATAAGGTAAATTGTTCACAAAACGTCCCTGGTTTAAATATTGAATGGAAGTAATTTGTATCCATGGACATAAACAAAGTCATGGACTTGCTTTTAAAAGGGAGTAAATATAAATGACTAATTGGACAAATGCCCAAATCATCATAGTTTATTCTTTCTGGTTTTCCTTTTTAAGCaactcttttaaaaataaattaatatgaaTTTTATTTAAGATTCAGTATGGTAATCTGACAAATGATGTCATTTATATGAACAGCATCTGATTGGACAACTACATAATGTGGCTGTTATGCTAATTAATAGGGATTGACTAAAACGGAGGTGTACACATTTCCCCAGTACTGAAGAAGCCTTTATGTAAATGCCTCATGCTACAGTGATATTCACCATTTAAAAGGTATGGAATAAAATAGAATGTCTTCATTTTTATAGAGCTGTTTGGTACACTTGTATTTGTTCAAAAACAATTATTGAAAATTATGATGAAATATAACTGATAGGAACCCAGAAACATGGCACCAGACATCCCTGTCAACCGCACTGATGCTAATGACTTACACCCTTGTTATAAAATAGATAAGGGCTCCTACATAGTAAAAAGCAACCCTTCCACACTCTGTGTCTTATTGCACATTTTTCTGGGATCATTGTCTGTTGTAACTGTGTGTGGAAATCTTCTGGTAATAATCTCCATCATTTATTTCAAACAGCTCCACACTCCCACTAACTCTCTGGTCCTCTCCCTGGCTGTGGCTGACCTACTTGTTGGAGTTTTAGTTTTTCCTCTGAGCATGAGATTCACTGTTAGTGTGTGCCTGTTTTATCAAGATTTATTCTGCAAAGTACGAGACAGCTTTGATGTGACCTTGAGCACTGCTTCCATTTTGAATTTGTGTTGTATTTCCATTGACAGATACTATGCTGTGTGTCAGCCTCTGACATACAGAAGTAAGATTAATATTCATGTTGTTGTGATCATGATCCTGGTAAGCtggagtgtttcttttttagttGCTGTTGGCTTTCTTAATGCAGGATTAAACCATGAAAAATGCAAAGAAGACTGTATTTCTGAACTTCTACTTGCAAACATTTTGGGACCTGTGCTCTCATTTTATCTCCCTGTGATTATAATGCTCTGTATCTACCTGAAGATTTTCCTTGTTGCGCAGAGACATGGTCGCAGCATCCAGAATATAACAAAATGTGGTGCCACTGTAAGTAAGATGGAGAAGAAGGCCACTAAAACTCTGGCAACTGTTATGGGAGTTTTTCTGATATGTTggctgcctttctttctttgctttagTTTTCAGCTATTGAAACAAGTGTCAGTGCCACTTCCAGTGTATGAAACACTTAATTGGCTGGCACTGTGTAATTCAATGCTAAATCCCTTTATTTATGCTTTCTTTTACAGCTGGTTCCGGTCAGCTTTCAGAATGATAATTTCTGGAAAAATATTCCATGGTAATTTAGCAAACACAAAactgttttgatttattttgagtgtgGATTGCTGAAATGCTCATGTAATTTCTCAAGTCCTAATGTATATAATTAAGCTAGCTGGATTTTGCAGaatgtaaatttattttggCAAACTTCTGATAATAGGCTATagaattaaaaacaacattaaaatgcaGCCTTGTTGTGAGCAGTGCTTATTTGtgattcattttaatatttgtcaCATATATCATGACAAAAGagttcattaaaagaaaaaaattgtacaaatataaatatatattcctATTTCTACTTGTTCCAACTTCTCCTCATATGTTTTATAGTTCTTGAAATGCACATAGATTATTTTTTAGGACATTAATAATTGCATTTATAGCAGAAATACATctgtgtagtcatttagtggaTAAAATTGAAGATATATAAAAAAGGTCTTCTTTCCATAGAAGGAATGAAACAATTCTCGAAGATTTCTTAACCTGAGACTTGTtttcaaatgttaaaaatgcAATTACTTTTTTTCCAAGGAATGAATCATCTTTCTTATCAATGAAGTGTGATAAGTaagacaacaaattaaaaagatTAGTCTGATCTGCctccagttcaattcagtttcatttaaataGGGCCTTTTATAGCACAAGAATCACCTACAGGGGCTTTAAACAGTAAGGTAGAGACCCCAAAACAACACAATATtatattaaagctgcaagcagcgttacgagggccctcgcaccccggcgcgtcgagccacgcccaactcctaaaaccagcacgtccgatctgatgtcacattgatggaattcatgcatttaaccaccagctaacatttcatcccATTCAATCATGATTGTAGTTGTCctactaggtggcgctctaaccattactgacaaatggcataacaaacatttccgagctcgagtctcatcacatctgcgacctttgggagagattaaacattgtgtttttgagtgacagcagattactgctttttggcgagtgattgaaactccacgtgccgccatgaccaccccatTTCCCTGAAcataaaaagcttcgcaatttaacataacaaaggtctttagattccacatactggagattgggtcaatatgatgaaatcccttggaggagttcgtcaaagtatgaggcctgaaaggaggggaaaatgtggccaaaattacacattcattttaaaatggctgacttcctgttggatttgggatattgctccaagagacttttttgtaaatcatgacatctcctataagcttaccaggtttcacactcatacataaaacacggagcaggggctgttgttttgaaatattgtagggggcgctgtggagccattttgcgctattcaaggaaaatgatcacataacaaagccttcatcacattggaggtgtgggCCAattttcaagacattttaaactttccaagcccctcaaaaggcACTTCATCTCTCATGGTGTACCGcattgccaccagggtgcgccgttcagtttaaagtcacaattttcacaCTGAAGAATCATGAGGGACTCATGTtaatattcaccgcttttgaggtggccatgatgaacctgtgaaaatcagtacaacaaagtgaaagacaTGATATTCCCTGTttccactaggtggcgctctgcgtattcctgacaatgggcacatcaatctgttcagggcaggtatgacatcatgcctgtaaagtctcgtactgatcagactgaatttcattgagttatactaa
The genomic region above belongs to Pelmatolapia mariae isolate MD_Pm_ZW linkage group LG15, Pm_UMD_F_2, whole genome shotgun sequence and contains:
- the LOC134643612 gene encoding trace amine-associated receptor 1-like, translating into MAPDIPVNRTDANDLHPCYKIDKGSYIVKSNPSTLCVLLHIFLGSLSVVTVCGNLLVIISIIYFKQLHTPTNSLVLSLAVADLLVGVLVFPLSMRFTVSVCLFYQDLFCKVRDSFDVTLSTASILNLCCISIDRYYAVCQPLTYRSKINIHVVVIMILVSWSVSFLVAVGFLNAGLNHEKCKEDCISELLLANILGPVLSFYLPVIIMLCIYLKIFLVAQRHGRSIQNITKCGATVSKMEKKATKTLATVMGVFLICWLPFFLCFSFQLLKQVSVPLPVYETLNWLALCNSMLNPFIYAFFYSWFRSAFRMIISGKIFHGNLANTKLF